The proteins below are encoded in one region of Myxococcales bacterium:
- the secA gene encoding preprotein translocase subunit SecA: MYGWALKKILGTKNERELKRMQPRVDAINLLEPEYQALSDEALRGKTAEFRAMIERGASTDELLIPAFATAREAGKRALGMRHFDVQLLGGMVLHEGKIAEMKTGEGKTLVATLACYLNALAGKGVHVVTVNDYLATRDAEWMGQLYRFLGMSTGVVVHSQGDSSKKKAYAADITYGQNNEFGFDYMRDNMKFSIHDYVQRDLHYAIVDEVDSILIDEARTPLIISGPGQTASEKYIRINDILPRLRKDDHYTVDEKASNVTLTEEGIILAQTMLKERGITEEENLYDPVNLETLHILQQLLRAHTLYKRDQQYMVTAEGKVMIIDEFTGRTLPGRRWSDGLHQAIEAKERVPIQDENITLATISFQNLFRLYGKLAGMTGTADTEAAEFHKIYNLDVVVVPTNKPIQRIDSDDLVYKTEREKFKAVAAEIEDAQQRGQPVLVGTTSVEKSDALARLLNKRGVEHNVLNAKQHEREAYIVAQAGRKGAVTVATNMAGRGTDIVLGGNPDMLARHEVLERADEALLADKEALEAAVDAETERYREQCEQEKKEVLDNGGLMIIGTERHESRRVDNQLRGRSGRQGDPGSSRFFLSLEDDLMRIFAGDRVQRMMDTLGMEEDVPIEHRWVTKAVENAQKKVEERNFDIRKNLLEYDDVMNQQRKSVYVLRKQVLCGQYRTVPTEEEQKRGVEPVPLISTIDPKYAELAKPVLEQMIKFHGGPQPSPGASQEELERFRKQAQQAELSSLGTLRTALIERDVYVWFGCRVDLSPYREEPEKALQILEQEVGSSLAEQQERLLALVDELVGVMVERACPPNKHFEDWDIQGLTEAFSGTFDVRASGLEKITDVQELATKLYDDAEALLHKKIEVLGHLQFLRVFRNLFLQEIDRQWIDHLQNMEHLREGIGLRGYGQRDPKKEYKKEGFDLFVQMMESVKLTVASAIYRLETMAEEDVARLEAQRKRQVDARQELIRMSHDAAQGGGSGADGGQLSRHARRLAKKQGAAPQQLTQLSPEQLQQLRGETVKRDKPKLGRNDPCHCGSGKKYKQCHLRTDQNEANAEVG; the protein is encoded by the coding sequence ATGTACGGATGGGCATTAAAAAAGATACTTGGAACCAAAAACGAGCGTGAACTCAAGCGCATGCAGCCACGAGTCGACGCGATTAACCTGCTCGAGCCTGAGTATCAGGCCCTGAGCGATGAAGCGCTGCGCGGCAAAACGGCAGAGTTTCGCGCGATGATTGAGCGCGGAGCCAGTACCGACGAGCTTTTGATTCCGGCCTTTGCAACGGCGCGTGAAGCAGGCAAACGCGCTTTGGGCATGCGGCATTTTGATGTGCAGCTCTTGGGCGGCATGGTGCTTCATGAAGGCAAGATTGCTGAAATGAAAACCGGTGAGGGTAAGACACTGGTTGCCACCCTTGCTTGCTATCTCAACGCTCTTGCCGGCAAAGGTGTGCATGTCGTTACGGTGAACGACTACTTGGCCACGCGCGATGCCGAATGGATGGGGCAGCTTTACCGTTTTTTGGGCATGAGCACTGGTGTTGTCGTGCATTCTCAGGGCGATAGTTCAAAAAAGAAAGCCTACGCTGCCGATATTACCTACGGTCAAAACAACGAGTTTGGCTTTGATTACATGCGCGATAACATGAAGTTTAGCATTCATGATTATGTGCAGCGTGATTTGCACTACGCGATTGTCGATGAGGTTGACTCGATTCTGATCGATGAAGCGCGAACGCCATTGATCATCAGTGGTCCAGGGCAAACTGCCAGTGAAAAATACATTCGCATCAACGACATCTTGCCGCGTTTGCGCAAAGACGATCACTACACCGTTGATGAAAAAGCCAGCAACGTCACACTAACCGAAGAAGGCATTATCCTTGCTCAAACCATGCTCAAAGAGCGTGGCATCACCGAAGAGGAAAACCTTTACGATCCGGTTAATCTAGAAACCCTGCACATTCTTCAGCAGTTGCTCCGCGCGCATACGCTATATAAGCGTGATCAGCAGTACATGGTTACCGCTGAAGGCAAGGTAATGATCATTGATGAGTTTACGGGTCGTACCTTGCCAGGCAGGCGTTGGTCGGACGGTTTGCATCAGGCCATCGAAGCCAAAGAGCGCGTGCCGATTCAAGATGAAAATATCACCCTTGCTACCATTTCTTTTCAGAATCTATTTCGTTTGTACGGCAAGCTTGCTGGCATGACGGGCACCGCGGATACCGAAGCTGCAGAATTTCATAAAATTTACAACCTTGATGTAGTGGTTGTACCAACAAACAAGCCCATTCAAAGGATTGATTCCGATGATTTGGTTTACAAAACCGAGCGCGAAAAGTTCAAGGCAGTGGCTGCTGAGATTGAAGACGCACAGCAGCGTGGGCAGCCTGTGCTCGTCGGTACGACCAGCGTCGAGAAATCCGATGCGCTTGCTCGATTGCTGAACAAGCGCGGCGTTGAGCACAACGTGCTAAACGCCAAACAGCATGAACGTGAGGCGTATATCGTCGCTCAGGCAGGCCGAAAAGGTGCCGTGACGGTGGCGACCAACATGGCGGGCCGCGGTACCGATATTGTGCTTGGTGGTAATCCAGACATGCTTGCACGTCACGAGGTTCTCGAGCGTGCTGATGAAGCCTTGCTTGCAGATAAAGAGGCACTTGAAGCCGCTGTCGATGCCGAGACTGAGCGCTACCGTGAGCAATGTGAACAGGAAAAGAAAGAAGTGCTCGATAACGGTGGTTTAATGATCATTGGTACCGAGCGACATGAATCGCGGCGTGTTGATAACCAGCTGCGTGGTCGTTCCGGACGTCAGGGCGACCCTGGTAGTTCACGTTTTTTCCTTTCGCTTGAGGATGATCTGATGCGTATTTTCGCTGGGGATCGAGTCCAGCGCATGATGGATACCTTAGGCATGGAAGAAGATGTGCCTATTGAGCATCGTTGGGTGACTAAAGCTGTTGAGAACGCGCAAAAGAAAGTCGAAGAACGCAACTTCGACATTCGTAAAAACTTGCTGGAATACGACGATGTCATGAACCAGCAGCGTAAGAGCGTTTACGTCCTTCGCAAGCAGGTGCTCTGTGGTCAGTACCGAACGGTGCCCACTGAAGAAGAACAAAAGCGCGGCGTTGAGCCCGTTCCGCTTATAAGTACGATTGATCCAAAGTATGCTGAGCTTGCCAAACCGGTGCTTGAGCAAATGATCAAGTTTCATGGCGGACCACAACCTTCGCCAGGTGCATCGCAAGAGGAACTTGAGCGTTTTCGAAAGCAGGCGCAGCAAGCCGAATTGTCCTCGCTGGGCACTTTGCGCACTGCACTTATTGAGCGCGATGTTTATGTGTGGTTTGGCTGCCGCGTTGATTTGAGCCCTTATCGTGAAGAGCCGGAAAAAGCGCTTCAGATTCTGGAACAAGAAGTCGGCTCATCGTTGGCTGAGCAGCAGGAGCGTTTGCTTGCTTTAGTGGATGAGCTTGTGGGCGTTATGGTCGAGCGTGCTTGTCCGCCCAATAAGCATTTTGAGGATTGGGATATCCAGGGACTAACCGAGGCCTTTTCTGGCACCTTTGATGTGCGAGCAAGCGGACTTGAAAAGATCACCGATGTGCAAGAACTGGCAACTAAGCTCTACGACGATGCCGAAGCGTTGCTTCATAAGAAAATAGAAGTACTGGGACATCTGCAGTTTCTGCGCGTATTCCGCAATTTGTTTTTACAAGAGATCGATCGGCAATGGATTGATCACTTGCAAAACATGGAACATTTGCGTGAGGGCATTGGCCTTCGAGGTTACGGGCAGCGCGATCCAAAGAAAGAGTACAAAAAGGAAGGTTTTGATCTTTTTGTGCAAATGATGGAAAGCGTTAAACTCACGGTCGCTTCGGCCATTTATCGACTTGAGACCATGGCGGAAGAAGACGTCGCACGGCTTGAAGCTCAACGTAAAAGGCAGGTCGATGCGCGCCAGGAACTTATCCGCATGTCGCACGATGCTGCACAGGGCGGAGGCTCAGGAGCGGACGGTGGACAACTTAGTCGCCATGCGCGGCGTTTGGCTAAAAAGCAAGGTGCTGCACCACAACAGCTTACGCAACTTAGCCCGGAGCAACTTCAGCAATTGCGAGGCGAAACGGTCAAGCGGGATAAACCGAAACTAGGCCGAAACGATCCTTGTCATTGTGGCAGCGGTAAAAAATACAAGCAGTGTCATTTGCGTACAGATCAAAACGAAGCGAACGCTGAAGTAGGCTGA
- a CDS encoding peptide chain release factor-like protein, translating into MPPISQEKIKALEALLKRLGIEEADLLEKFVRGSGPGGQKINKTSVAVYLRHLPSGIEVKVQQSRSQATNRFLARRELADRLIEQKTQEKSQKQQRMEKVRRQKRKRSKRAKEKILADKHHQSEKKKNRKKPGSDIP; encoded by the coding sequence ATGCCTCCCATCAGCCAAGAAAAGATTAAAGCACTCGAAGCTTTGCTCAAAAGGCTTGGTATCGAGGAAGCAGATTTGCTTGAAAAATTTGTTCGAGGGAGTGGCCCGGGCGGTCAGAAAATCAACAAAACATCGGTAGCGGTCTACCTTCGGCACCTACCAAGCGGCATCGAGGTCAAGGTTCAACAAAGTCGTTCCCAAGCCACCAACCGCTTTTTGGCGCGCCGAGAACTTGCCGACCGCCTGATTGAACAGAAGACGCAAGAAAAAAGCCAAAAACAACAGCGCATGGAAAAGGTTCGGCGCCAAAAACGCAAACGTTCCAAGCGCGCCAAAGAAAAGATACTTGCTGACAAGCATCATCAAAGCGAGAAAAAGAAGAACAGAAAGAAACCGGGAAGCGACATACCGTAG
- a CDS encoding LysR family transcriptional regulator: MHKQKRTIETLPSLLNYQHLYYFWAVATEGNLTRAAEKLRVTQSAVSVQLRKLEDSIGHALFWRQGRGLELTSHGRLALDYAHRIFSTGDELLEALHQESEVQRKTLRVGALATLSRNFQIALLRPLMQKHKIRLLLRSGSLNELVERLERHDLDLVLTNFLPRRNEDSVWVAHTLDTQPVSLVATQPRASRKLRCLLSEERLVLPSKESGVRIGFDALVQRMGIQPRIIAEVDDMAMLRLVAREQNGVAVVPPIVVRDELESGALIEITHLPKLEETFLALSADRISPHPLLVELLSRTK, translated from the coding sequence ATGCATAAACAAAAACGAACGATTGAAACGCTGCCGAGTCTCCTAAACTATCAGCACCTTTACTACTTTTGGGCTGTAGCGACCGAAGGAAACCTTACTCGAGCGGCCGAAAAACTTCGTGTTACGCAGTCTGCCGTTTCAGTGCAACTTCGCAAGCTCGAGGATAGTATCGGCCACGCTTTGTTCTGGCGGCAAGGACGCGGTCTAGAGCTTACCTCGCATGGACGGTTAGCTCTTGATTACGCTCATCGTATTTTTTCCACCGGAGACGAACTACTCGAAGCTCTGCACCAAGAATCCGAGGTGCAACGCAAAACTCTGCGTGTAGGCGCGCTTGCAACGCTGTCACGCAATTTCCAAATTGCGCTTCTCAGACCCCTCATGCAGAAGCATAAGATTCGACTTTTACTGCGATCCGGCTCTCTTAACGAACTTGTTGAGCGCCTCGAGCGCCATGATCTTGACCTAGTGCTTACAAATTTTCTACCGCGAAGAAACGAGGACTCCGTTTGGGTAGCTCATACCCTCGATACCCAACCAGTCAGTTTAGTTGCAACGCAACCACGAGCATCAAGGAAGCTTAGATGCTTGTTATCTGAAGAGCGCCTTGTTCTGCCTTCTAAAGAATCGGGTGTACGCATCGGTTTCGATGCCCTGGTCCAACGAATGGGTATTCAGCCCCGCATCATTGCGGAAGTGGATGACATGGCCATGCTCCGTCTTGTTGCTCGTGAGCAGAATGGCGTGGCGGTTGTCCCTCCCATTGTTGTTCGCGACGAACTTGAGTCGGGAGCTCTTATCGAGATTACACACCTTCCGAAGCTTGAGGAAACCTTTTTAGCCCTGTCAGCGGACCGTATCTCCCCACATCCTCTTTTAGTCGAGCTTTTGAGCCGAACGAAATAG
- the argJ gene encoding bifunctional glutamate N-acetyltransferase/amino-acid acetyltransferase ArgJ, giving the protein MATKTDLKVEGFAFSAMSCGLKKGNALDLGLICTDEVVPTAAVLTQNRIKAAPVQLTERRVRDGLARAILVNSGNANACTGALGMQAALQTTQSLAKHLGCKHSDVLAASTGVIGLPLPASRIEGALPALIGALSPDSAAVFSEAIMTTDRWPKIAKRDVNLGKHKVRVLGMAKGAGMIHPNMATTLCFVLSDAKLAPALLRQCLRKACDESFNRVTVDGDTSTNDMISLMASGKAMSDSLKQGSPEYRSFLRALTEVLQELSESIVRDGEGAEHCVRIVVKGLASQKACRAVAQKVATSLLVKTALHGADPNWGRLLMAAGNAGVAFDGNKARILIDQVTLVEKGVGLGPAEEKRAAAVMKKEQYTICLELGASNFEASYLTSDIGHEYVRINADYRS; this is encoded by the coding sequence ATGGCAACAAAGACTGATCTAAAAGTAGAAGGTTTTGCTTTTTCCGCTATGAGTTGTGGCCTTAAAAAGGGAAATGCTCTGGACTTGGGCTTGATTTGCACCGATGAAGTGGTTCCCACGGCTGCAGTGCTCACACAGAATCGCATCAAAGCAGCTCCAGTGCAGCTTACCGAGCGACGTGTGCGAGATGGACTGGCTCGCGCCATTTTGGTCAATAGCGGAAACGCGAATGCTTGCACAGGTGCGCTTGGAATGCAGGCAGCGCTCCAGACCACGCAATCACTTGCAAAACACCTGGGCTGCAAACACAGCGATGTGTTGGCTGCCTCGACAGGAGTCATTGGCCTTCCTTTACCAGCGTCGCGGATTGAAGGTGCGCTACCTGCCTTAATTGGTGCGCTGAGTCCCGATAGCGCTGCGGTGTTTTCTGAAGCGATTATGACCACCGATCGCTGGCCAAAAATTGCCAAGCGTGATGTGAACCTTGGCAAACACAAAGTCCGTGTTTTGGGTATGGCCAAGGGGGCCGGAATGATTCATCCCAACATGGCCACAACGCTTTGTTTTGTGCTTAGCGATGCAAAGCTAGCGCCCGCGTTACTCAGGCAGTGTTTGCGCAAAGCATGCGATGAGAGTTTTAACCGAGTGACCGTCGATGGCGATACCAGCACCAACGATATGATTTCTCTGATGGCCTCGGGTAAGGCCATGAGCGATAGCCTCAAGCAAGGTAGCCCTGAGTACCGAAGTTTCCTTAGAGCACTCACGGAAGTGTTGCAGGAACTTTCCGAGAGCATCGTTCGCGATGGCGAAGGGGCGGAGCATTGCGTGCGTATTGTGGTAAAGGGGCTCGCAAGTCAAAAGGCCTGCCGTGCGGTGGCCCAAAAAGTAGCTACATCGCTCTTGGTTAAAACGGCGTTGCACGGAGCTGATCCGAATTGGGGACGACTGCTCATGGCCGCTGGCAATGCTGGCGTAGCTTTTGATGGAAACAAAGCAAGAATCTTGATTGACCAGGTCACGCTAGTCGAAAAAGGCGTGGGGCTCGGTCCTGCCGAAGAAAAACGCGCCGCCGCTGTGATGAAAAAGGAACAGTACACAATTTGTCTTGAGCTAGGCGCGAGCAATTTCGAAGCAAGCTATCTGACAAGCGATATTGGACACGAGTATGTGCGGATTAATGCAGACTACCGCAGCTAG
- a CDS encoding outer membrane protein transport protein: MRNTCHWINHKPVTVSISCLLVSLIGSPAWATDGMNPIAYDARSAGMGGANTAVIDHALAITSNPAGIALSGANLDLNLTLLTPSLHVRDQVMTPQGAMQLNDKDSEGQLFPLLGIAYSMPVSKKLYAGMGIFVQGGMGAHFRGLNTMTDPDPTTVNQDNEGQPSTYDIKSQIMYIKFAPTVAYRLLDNLILGASFNVGVAKMDWRHGAMQFPEPDGDNLYGAQSLNFKSDYALGFSGRFGALLNLLDDNLRFGASYAMKASPTFDGTLKINGVPYDAQTEDFAWARELALGVAGKLFEKRLTLAADFRWVNWANAVDTVQFDATAKDPSTLPPGMTPALALPFQMRWQNSVVLAFGTEYALLKDFLFIRAGYNYGKTPATASGINPLFPPVTQHHLTAGLGFKDVESGVKMDLAGEYGFTGKVSSSSENQMAYQPALPGQTPQPNGYSVDVQMKQLSIYLGLGYDFN, from the coding sequence ATGCGTAACACTTGCCACTGGATTAACCACAAACCAGTCACCGTATCGATAAGCTGTCTTTTAGTGTCGCTCATCGGATCACCCGCTTGGGCCACCGATGGGATGAATCCCATCGCCTACGATGCGCGCTCTGCAGGCATGGGCGGTGCCAACACTGCGGTGATTGATCACGCCTTAGCTATCACGAGCAACCCAGCTGGCATTGCTTTATCAGGTGCTAATCTGGATTTGAATCTCACGCTCCTTACGCCATCCCTGCACGTGCGAGACCAAGTCATGACGCCGCAAGGCGCCATGCAACTCAACGACAAAGACAGCGAAGGCCAACTGTTCCCTCTTCTAGGAATCGCTTACTCGATGCCTGTGTCCAAGAAGCTGTATGCGGGTATGGGAATCTTTGTGCAAGGAGGCATGGGCGCTCACTTTAGGGGCCTAAACACCATGACCGATCCAGACCCCACAACAGTCAACCAAGACAACGAAGGACAGCCCTCAACCTATGATATCAAAAGTCAGATTATGTACATCAAGTTTGCACCCACAGTGGCCTATCGCCTTCTTGATAACTTGATCTTAGGCGCGTCCTTTAACGTCGGAGTTGCTAAAATGGATTGGCGACATGGCGCCATGCAATTTCCTGAGCCTGATGGAGACAATCTCTATGGAGCCCAGAGCTTGAATTTTAAAAGCGACTACGCTCTTGGCTTTTCGGGACGCTTTGGCGCGTTGCTCAACTTGCTCGATGACAATCTTCGCTTTGGTGCAAGCTACGCTATGAAAGCGTCGCCAACTTTTGATGGAACACTCAAAATCAATGGTGTCCCTTACGACGCTCAGACGGAGGACTTTGCTTGGGCACGGGAGCTCGCGCTCGGTGTCGCTGGCAAACTTTTCGAAAAGCGGCTTACCTTGGCGGCAGACTTTCGTTGGGTCAACTGGGCCAATGCGGTTGACACCGTGCAGTTTGATGCAACAGCGAAAGACCCATCGACCTTGCCACCAGGCATGACGCCGGCACTTGCGCTGCCTTTTCAAATGCGTTGGCAAAACTCCGTTGTTCTGGCTTTTGGTACCGAGTACGCACTTCTCAAAGACTTTTTGTTTATAAGAGCCGGCTACAACTACGGCAAAACGCCCGCTACTGCCAGTGGAATCAATCCGCTTTTTCCACCGGTCACCCAGCATCATCTCACCGCAGGTCTTGGGTTTAAAGACGTCGAAAGTGGCGTTAAAATGGATCTCGCAGGCGAGTATGGGTTTACCGGCAAAGTTTCCTCTAGCTCCGAGAACCAAATGGCTTATCAGCCAGCCCTGCCTGGACAAACACCCCAACCTAACGGTTATTCAGTGGATGTGCAGATGAAACAACTGAGCATCTATTTAGGCCTAGGCTACGACTTTAATTAG
- a CDS encoding NADH/ubiquinone/plastoquinone (complex i), whose amino-acid sequence MPSIPIFILLILCPITLLTVGYLCARNPDHRSRIVARALAFATAFSVAAALCVGLVRLLGAPSTSPLLGVGGLGLSLRVDALSVTIFTMVSVLAFVIGRFSQTYLDGDARHGVFMGWFAATVAAVQVLVLANNLLILYVGWVATSLCLQRLLVFYAQRPRARHAARKKFIVARLGDAMLAVAFVLLYLAYGTGDLESILVAHPQNQSSLVAIATVFIALTALLKSAQFPTHGWLVEMMETPTPVSALLHAGVLNAGPYLVLRFSPIMVNGQVASWLLIVFGGFTALFASVVLRTQPSVKVALGYSSAAHMGFMLFVCGLHVYPAVALHLVAHSFYKAHAFLSAGSAVDSFQSRTIAISPRLYKPFTIAASFVLALGAYLTVAWILGFTPWEEPSLVLIGAIVVLGLSQLLGASFDRPAKVLVYLKTTGLATLVTVSFFLLEQGAQLMLLDSFPEIRAPNPVTLVLGGVVVLSFFIAIWLQLSGWSRQSRFAQSLRVHVRHGLYANTLFDRWLGALSRSSNMV is encoded by the coding sequence GTGCCATCCATACCAATTTTCATCTTACTTATACTCTGTCCGATCACACTGCTCACTGTTGGCTATCTTTGTGCACGCAATCCGGACCATCGCTCTCGGATTGTGGCCCGCGCTCTAGCCTTTGCGACCGCATTTAGCGTAGCGGCTGCCCTTTGCGTGGGGCTTGTTCGCCTCCTTGGGGCTCCGAGTACAAGCCCTCTGCTCGGCGTCGGGGGTCTTGGCTTATCCCTACGTGTCGATGCCTTGAGTGTGACCATCTTCACCATGGTGTCTGTTTTGGCTTTCGTGATAGGGCGCTTTAGCCAAACCTACCTCGATGGCGATGCACGCCACGGTGTTTTCATGGGATGGTTTGCGGCCACAGTGGCGGCTGTGCAAGTACTCGTTCTTGCCAATAATCTTTTGATTCTCTATGTAGGCTGGGTTGCTACCAGTTTGTGCCTGCAACGCTTGCTTGTCTTTTACGCGCAACGGCCGCGAGCGCGTCACGCAGCACGCAAAAAATTTATTGTGGCGCGTCTTGGTGATGCAATGCTTGCAGTCGCATTTGTGCTTCTTTATTTAGCCTACGGCACCGGCGATCTGGAATCTATCCTAGTCGCCCATCCTCAAAACCAATCCTCCTTGGTGGCCATAGCTACGGTTTTCATTGCGCTTACAGCACTGCTAAAGTCGGCTCAGTTTCCGACACACGGTTGGCTTGTGGAGATGATGGAGACGCCAACACCAGTCTCAGCGCTTCTGCATGCTGGCGTCCTAAACGCGGGACCGTATTTGGTGCTTCGCTTTTCGCCCATCATGGTCAATGGGCAAGTGGCCTCATGGCTTTTGATCGTATTTGGCGGGTTTACTGCCTTATTTGCATCAGTCGTTTTACGAACGCAACCCTCTGTTAAAGTTGCGTTGGGCTATTCGAGCGCAGCGCACATGGGCTTTATGCTTTTTGTATGTGGTTTGCACGTCTACCCGGCGGTCGCGCTGCATCTTGTCGCCCACAGTTTCTATAAAGCGCATGCTTTTCTTTCCGCAGGTAGCGCCGTCGATAGCTTTCAGTCCAGAACCATTGCTATATCCCCGCGCCTTTATAAACCTTTTACGATAGCTGCTAGCTTCGTTCTGGCGCTCGGAGCCTACTTAACGGTGGCCTGGATTCTTGGTTTTACGCCTTGGGAAGAGCCCTCCCTTGTGCTTATCGGCGCCATCGTGGTGCTTGGTCTCAGTCAGTTGCTTGGCGCAAGTTTCGATCGCCCAGCAAAAGTTTTGGTCTATCTCAAAACAACGGGCCTTGCGACATTGGTAACCGTTTCATTCTTTTTGCTTGAGCAAGGTGCCCAGCTTATGCTTTTGGACTCCTTTCCTGAGATCAGAGCACCGAATCCCGTAACGCTCGTTCTCGGTGGCGTAGTGGTACTAAGTTTTTTCATAGCCATTTGGCTTCAGCTTTCAGGCTGGAGCAGGCAGTCCCGTTTCGCGCAGAGCCTGCGCGTTCATGTGCGTCATGGGCTCTATGCCAATACGCTTTTCGATCGGTGGCTCGGTGCGTTGAGTCGGTCTTCAAACATGGTCTGA
- a CDS encoding SBBP repeat-containing protein, translated as MCQAATCFDGTINQDETDTDCGGSVCGACGDGFGCTLSSDCNSGVCTGNICQAATCSDNIQNQDESDIDCGGSSCGRCVNGDSCSIDLDCISLNCDTGTCAPHPGFSLTFGTNNDDIGTGIASDNFGNIYVTGSFSGTINLGGSDLIGPGNVDVFVASYDIDGNHRWSAAFGGSSFDEASELDIDANGNIYIVGTFSSSDANFGGSTFSAINKDIFVASYDSSGNHRWSKGINSSGDDEGAGIAVDPSGYVYATGSFQNTIDFGGGSLNATASDVFLVKYSTANGSYIWAADFGSTLTDRGDTVTVASSSDVCIAGDYAGTINFGGSPLSNSGGSDIYIACFNASGTHQWSSGHGGPGDDKAYSIATDGNNRVLLTGEINNNVDFGGGALGFFGGSDVFVASFDATGTHIWSQSFGNSLNDGGYDIAAYPSNDVAIVGYFRNSIDFGGGTLNGVNSNEDYFGALFDSTGGYLYADVNGSTAREYSYAFTLSSDGRGCHIGVFSSPTINFTFGNHTLVGGKDFFIVCK; from the coding sequence GTGTGCCAAGCAGCGACTTGTTTCGACGGGACAATTAACCAAGATGAAACAGACACCGACTGTGGCGGAAGCGTTTGTGGCGCTTGCGGTGATGGCTTCGGCTGCACTCTTTCCTCCGACTGCAACTCCGGGGTATGCACAGGCAACATCTGCCAAGCTGCGACCTGTTCCGATAACATACAAAACCAAGATGAAAGCGATATCGACTGTGGGGGAAGTTCGTGTGGTAGGTGTGTCAACGGAGACAGTTGCTCAATCGATCTCGATTGCATTTCCCTTAACTGCGACACTGGAACATGCGCACCTCATCCAGGATTTTCACTCACGTTTGGAACCAATAATGACGACATCGGCACAGGCATTGCTTCAGATAACTTCGGCAATATCTACGTTACGGGTTCATTTAGCGGAACCATTAACCTGGGTGGCTCTGATCTAATCGGTCCCGGAAATGTAGATGTTTTTGTAGCCAGCTATGATATCGATGGGAATCATCGCTGGTCGGCAGCCTTCGGAGGAAGCAGTTTTGATGAGGCGAGCGAGCTCGACATCGATGCCAACGGCAATATTTACATCGTTGGAACCTTCAGCAGTAGCGATGCGAACTTTGGAGGAAGTACCTTTAGCGCAATCAATAAAGATATTTTTGTAGCCAGTTACGACAGTTCGGGCAATCATCGCTGGTCGAAGGGGATCAATTCAAGCGGCGATGACGAAGGCGCGGGGATTGCTGTTGATCCTTCTGGATATGTGTATGCCACCGGAAGTTTTCAAAACACGATTGACTTTGGAGGCGGCAGTCTAAATGCAACAGCCTCGGATGTGTTTCTGGTGAAATACTCGACCGCGAACGGTAGCTACATATGGGCAGCCGACTTTGGAAGTACGCTCACAGACAGGGGCGATACCGTTACCGTAGCTAGCTCAAGCGATGTATGCATCGCGGGTGACTACGCCGGGACCATCAATTTCGGTGGAAGCCCACTAAGCAATTCCGGCGGCAGCGATATCTATATTGCGTGCTTCAACGCGAGCGGAACACACCAATGGTCCAGCGGTCACGGTGGTCCAGGAGACGACAAGGCCTATAGCATTGCAACCGATGGCAACAACCGTGTATTGTTAACGGGCGAGATTAACAACAACGTTGATTTTGGCGGCGGAGCACTCGGCTTTTTTGGAGGCTCCGATGTGTTTGTCGCAAGTTTTGATGCAACTGGTACGCATATTTGGTCGCAAAGTTTTGGCAACAGCTTGAACGATGGCGGATATGATATCGCGGCGTATCCAAGCAACGATGTCGCCATTGTAGGATATTTTCGCAATTCGATTGATTTCGGTGGTGGAACTTTAAACGGCGTGAACTCCAATGAAGACTACTTTGGCGCGCTATTTGATTCAACAGGCGGCTATCTGTATGCCGATGTCAATGGATCGACAGCACGAGAATACAGTTATGCTTTTACATTGAGTTCCGATGGACGCGGATGTCACATCGGAGTGTTCAGCAGTCCCACTATTAATTTTACTTTTGGCAACCATACGCTCGTTGGCGGCAAAGACTTCTTCATTGTTTGCAAGTAA
- a CDS encoding transcriptional repressor, whose amino-acid sequence MEKHKLRSTGQRRLVTDVFFRTGGHQSIEELLAMVREEDPKVGYATVYRTLKLLTESGIANEHHFGDGFTRYEIALKGDHHDHLICTACGKIVEFEQDRIEELQEQVANKHGFKLSSHKHELYGLCPNCQN is encoded by the coding sequence ATGGAAAAGCACAAACTCCGGTCCACTGGGCAACGGCGTCTTGTGACCGATGTTTTTTTTCGCACGGGCGGCCATCAGTCCATCGAAGAGTTGCTGGCCATGGTGCGCGAGGAAGATCCAAAAGTTGGCTACGCCACAGTGTATCGTACTTTGAAGCTACTTACTGAATCAGGCATCGCCAATGAGCATCATTTTGGCGATGGATTTACTCGCTATGAAATAGCACTCAAGGGCGACCATCATGACCACTTGATTTGCACAGCGTGCGGCAAAATTGTCGAGTTTGAGCAAGACCGAATTGAAGAGCTGCAAGAACAAGTTGCGAACAAGCACGGGTTTAAACTGAGCAGCCATAAACACGAGCTCTACGGCTTGTGTCCGAATTGCCAGAACTGA